In Haliscomenobacter hydrossis DSM 1100, the DNA window GGGTGCCCGGAACGATCCATGGCATTGTTGACGTCCACCAGGATGTTGGCCGTAAGCCGGTGACTGGAAAAAACAACCTGATGAGCAGAAGCCGATTCGGCACAATCCACCAAGGAGATGAATTCAACTTTGGGAAAAGTTTGCACCAACTGCGCCAGTCGTTCAATTTTAGGCCCGACCAGCTGGTGGGCAATGATTACGGTGGAAGCACCTGCACGAGCCGTCATTTCTGCTTCGGCGATGGTGGCGCACTTGAAACGGGTGATGCCCTGCATCAATTGCATGCGCACCAGTTCCGTCATTTTATAGGTTTTGACGTGGGGAATCAAACGCTCCGCACTGCCTGCTATCTGGAGCATGAGGTTGATGTTAGAGGCTACCCGGTCTTTGTACAAAAGTAAAGCTGGCGAATCGATTGGGGTTGTGTCTTTCAGGAGAAACCAGTTGTTGTCCATAGTGCGATGTACTTTGTGCGAAGAAAAGAAAAATTGCGTAAATAGTTGTAGCGTTGAAACGTTTATAGTTGAAATGTATGGGTAGCAACCTTATCTTGCACAGCCATTGGCTCATCAGCTTTGAGCTATCAGCACGGACATGGTTCATCGCTGAAGGCTCAAAGCTGATTGCTGTATACTATCTCAACTTACCTGCATGAACATTGTACGAGACGCTCTACTTGGACTAGCGGTAGCCGATGCCCTCGGGGTTCCGGTAGAATTTCAATCTCGAGAAGCCCTGGCCGAAAACCCCGTGATTGGCATGCGCGGATATGGCACCTACAGCCAACCTGCGGGTACCTGGTCGGACGATAGTTCACTCACTTTTTGCCTGGCCGAAAGCCTTTTGCAGGGGTTTGACCTGGCCAATATGGCCCAAAAATTTGTGGATTGGAGCAATGCCCGAATTTGGACACCCTACGGGACAGTATTTGACATTGGCATCACCACTCGGGAGGCCATGGAAGTGTTGGAAGACATTTTGACTACTGGAGACCATGAAGCGCTGCTCTATCTTCACCAGGAAGCCGACGAAATGAGCAATGGCAATGGGTCGCTCATGCGTATTTTGCCGCTGCTGTTTTACCTCAAAGACCAGCCCGCCGATACCTGGTTTGAAACCACCTGGCGGGTATCAGCACTCACACACGGCCACATCCGGGCGGCTGTTGCCTGCTGGTATTACCTGCGCATGGCCTGGCACCTCTGGCAAAACAAAGACAAACGGGCGGCACATCTTGAAGTGCGTACAGAAGCCCGGGAGTTGTTTAAAAAGCACAACATCTCTTTTAGCGAGCAACGTATCTTTAGCCGAGTGGTGGAACACAACATCAGTTTTTTGCCCAGTTCCGAAATCCAATCCGCAGGTTATGTCATGCACAGCCTGGAAGCGGCTTTGTGGTGTTTGTTGCGCTACAATACTTACGAAGAAACGGTATTGGCTGCCGTCAACCTGGGTCACGATACCGATACCACTGCCGCCATCGTGGGTGGACTGGCTGGAATCCTGTATGGTGCTGATGCTATCCCCTCCGAGTGGCAAAACCAACTTGCTCGCCTGCCGGATGTGTTGCAGTTATGTGATGACGTTTATGCACGCTGGCTGAAATAAGGGGCTAATGACCAATCTAAAACTCCCTTTCGGAAAGTTTCAGACTTTCCGAAAGTTCTTTAACGTAAAATATAGGCAACCTTCAATGATGGTACAAACTTGAACTTGTCGAAAGTCTTGAAACTTTCGACAAGGGGTTTCAGCATTATTGGTTGTTTTATTCACTCAGTGATACACAAATGTGTTCAATGTGCAGGGGCAAATTAACCAAACCTGTTTGCAAAAAAGCAGGTTTTAAATCCAAGGATTGGATTTGGGCCAGATCCTGCCATTGGTAAATCAGTTTGGCATCTGGCTCATAACCAATGAATTCGTATTCTTTTAACAAGGGACTATTTGCACTTAAGTTGGCCTGATAAAAAAAACAAAGTTCGTGTACTTCTCGGTCATTAAAAACATGCATGTTTTCAACCAACCATAGCAGCTTTCCAATCTCAAGCTCCTCCCCTATTTCTTCCATCATTTCCCGCTTAAGTGTATCCGCAGAAAATTCCATCATCTCGCAACGTCCACCCGGCAAAGACCAGAAATCCTCTTGCTCGCCTCGATGCACTAATACCCTACCCTCGTTGAGGATAACTGCAGCGATCCGATAATTGAAACGTTTTTCATTGATGAGCACAGAAATCATGAGGTGTAGATTGAGGTGAAAGGAATGTACTTGTAGGAAAAAGCAAAATCTTATGCCTTAGTTCCGTAGTTTTACTTTTTAAATTAAAAAATTCTAGGAAAATTCAGTCTGAGTAAAAAATATTTTTCTTTAAGACAGAGAAAGTTTTTCAAAAAATAATTTTGTTTTAATCAAAAAAGTGATAATTTTGTAGCAACCAGATTATCAACTCGCTATGAAAAAGCAATCGGCGCATCGCCAATACAATTTTCCGGATGCAGACCTTTATCTTTTGTGTATGGAGCGCATCAGGGACGCCCATCGCGATCTGCAATACTTTGAGCAATATGGCTATAGCCTAGATCGGTTGAAGGGATTCAAAACCTTATGTGATCAATTGAACACCCTAGCCGACGATGACGAGTTGGTAGGTGAACAAATGCTCATGACCGAGAAAAAAGACGCTGCTGCGGAAAAACTCAAAACCGCTGTACGCAGTTTGATGACAAGGGTGGCCATGAAGTACAACAATCGCTCGGGTCGCTACCGCAAGTTTGGCACCGCCAAGATGGGTGACATGACCGATGCTCAGCTCTTGTTTTGTGGTCGTCGGGTAGTACGCGTTGCCCGCCAGCAGATTGATTTCCTGGCCGAAGTGGGCGTCAATGAAACCCAAATCCAGCGGGTAGTAGATGCTCATCAGGAATTTGAAAATGCCCTTAACATCCAGCAAGACAAAATAGCCGACCGCGACATTTCGGTAGAACGCCGCATTGATCAAGGCAATAAACTGTATCAGGAATTAATCGTGTTGTGTAACATTGGCAAAGACATCTGGGCAGAACGCGATGTGAGCAAATATGAAAGTTATACCATTTACGAAAGCAATAACGACCAGAAAATAGCCCGCAAGGCCAAGCTCTCACAAGAGGGTATATCATCGTAGCAGAGACGCAATGACGTCTCTCTCTATCCTTAAAAATTCGTTAATTTTTGTTTTTTTCAAACCCTTCTCTCCTACCCTGCCGTCTAACCAGTCAGTTGTGCAGTAGCACGAACCATTTTTTATTTTTAAATCGGAGCAATACAACTACTGTATTGCGACCCAAAACCTGACGAAATGAACATGTTCAAGGCATTTAAACTGAAATCCTGGGTGTTTGCAGCCTTAGTGCTTGCCACCACGATGTTGGCCTGCGACTCAAAAGATGACGCAAAGCCAGATCAAAGCAAGGTAGAAGGCAAATGGAAACTGGAATCTATTTCTGGAGGATTTGCTGGCAATGGCTATACTGCCGATTGGAATTACCTGGAAATGAACGCAAACAAGACTTACCGTCGCTTGCAAAACGACACCCTCCGTTACCAGGGCACTTATGAGTTGCAAGAAAAAGATGGCAAGACCTACATTGATTTCAAAGTTGGTGCTACACCCAGTAATTCACCTTTTGAAGATCAGGACAAGGAAGTAGCGTTTGATAAGGATAAGCTAATCCTGAGCGATCCCTGCTGTGATTTGTACCAGTACGAGTTTTCGAAAGCAAAAAATTAGTGTTTAAACAGTGCTAAATTGAAAGGGTTGGGTACCAGTTCCTGGGTATCCAACCTCTTTTATTTCTTCTCCGCAACGAATTTCAGGGATACCGAATTGATGCAGTAACGCAAACCGGTTGGTTTGGGGCCGTCTGGAAATACATGCCCTAAATGCCCTCCACAGCGTGCACAAAACACTTCAGTACGCATCATCCCGAGGGTATTGTCTGATTTTTTGGCGACATTCCCTTTCATGTACACTTCCCAAAAACTGGGCCAACCCGTGCCCGACTCAAATTTGGTTTCTGCATCAAAAAGAGGCAAATCACAGCCCCGACAAGTATAGACGCCTTGCTCATGGTTGTCCCACAATTTACCCGTAAAGGCTTGCTCAGTACCCGCTTGCCGCAATACATGAAACTCCAGTTCGTCCAATTCTTTCTTCCATTCTTCATCCGTTTTAATAACAGGACCGAGAATTTCTCCCTTGAGCGATACAAATTTACCTTGGGGATCCACTTCATTTTTGGAAGTAGGCTGTGCCCGATTGCAGGAAAAGAACACCAAGAGGGTCACAATAAACAAGAATGATGTTCGAATGATCATATAATTTATATTTTCAATGGAAATAAGCGCTTACTTTCGGTTGCCTCGCCGAAAACGAGGTTGGTTCCATTCTTCCTTTTGGGCAAAAGTTACGATGCTGCGAATGGTGTTGACCAAAGCTAAAAAAACGAGGTACCCAAAGGTTACTACAATCAATATCCACCAATAAGAGCCGGCTTCACTCAAGCGCAGACCAGATAATGCCCGGGCCAAGGTTACCGAGGACAATACCAGCCCTAAAAAACAATAGATGGATTTACCCCAGTATTGTAAGGTATTGGGTGCCAATAGAGAGAGTACGGAATTGAACATGGCAAAACACAATAAAAAAGAAGCCGCAGTGAGGTAGGAGAAGCGTTCTTCCAGTACCCAAGCGCCCATCCATTCCAATGCTATAGCACTTAAATTGACCAGCACCACACCTCCAAAAGCTATTAATGCCTGGAAAATGGGATTGGCGATATTGGCCCAAGAAGAATTAGCTGTTTCTTTCATTCAGATAAAATGAAATCCTGATCTCAATTGTTCAAAAGTAAACAATTAAATCCTGGAATGCCCGGTAATTCACCCGCTACACCTGTCTTTCAGGCAATTATTTCGCCAAAAATATCGTATTCGCTGGCTTCAGCGATGCGTACCTGGGCAAAATCACCGATTCGTGCAAAGTTTTTCTTCGCCGGAACCAATACTTCATTGTCCACTTCGGGTGAATCCCCTTCGGTACGGCCCACAAAATACCCTCCCTCTTTGCGGTCAAACAAGGTTTTGAAGGTTTTGCCTACTTTCTCAAAATTCTTGCGGGTAGAAATTTCCTGCTGGATTTCCATCAAGGCATTTGCACGTTCGGCTTTTACTTCAGCTGGCACATCGTCGTCTACGTCGTAGGCGCGGGTACTTTCTTCGTGTGAATACTGGAATACGCCCATCCGGTCGAATTCCATTTCCTGCACAAAATCGCACAGTTCCTGAAACTCCTGGTCTGACTCCTGGGGGTAACCGACCAACATGGTGGTACGCAGGGTCAGGTTGGGGATTCTCAAACGCGCTTGCTGGATCAATTCCGTGGTTTCTTCTCGAGTGATCTGTCGGCGCATGCGCTCCAAAACGCTGTTGGAAGCATGCTGCAAAGGCATGTCCAGATAATTACAGATTTCGGGTCGTTCAGCAATCACATCCAGAATTTCCAGCGGGAATTTGCTGGGATAGGCATAATGCAAACGGATCCATTCGATGCCCTCTACGTCTGCCAATGCGTGCAACAGTCGAGGCAAATCACGCTTTTTGTAAATATCCAGGCCGTAATAAGTTAATTCCTGGGCGATCAACATGATCTCTTTTACCCCTCGGCGGGCCAGGCTTTGGGCCTCTTTCACCAGTTCTTCGATGGGCCGGGATACATGGCCTCCGCGCATCAAAGGAATGGCACAAAAGGAACAAGTGCGGTTGCAACCTTCGGATATTTTGAGGTAAGCGTAGTGCATTGGGGTGGTGATCAACCTTTCCCCAATCAGCTCATGTTTGTAATCGGCATTCAGTTTGGCCAACAAACCGGGCAATTCCAGGGTACCGAAATAGGCGTCTACTTCGGGAATTTCCAGCTCCAAATCTTCCTTGTAGCGCTGAGACAAACACCCGGTGACAAAAAGTTTATCGATGCCTCCCGCTTTTTTGACCTCGGCATATTCCAAAATGGTATCGATGGATTCTTGTTTGGCGAGGTCGATGAAGCCACAGGTATTGATGATCACCACATTGGCATCTTCCTCCTGGCTGTCGTGCACCACATCAAAATCATTGCCCCGCAATTGGGTGATCAGGTTTTCAGAATCGACCAAATTTTTTGAACAGCCCAGGGTAATCACATTTACCTTATCAGCTTTGAGTGTTCTGGCTTTCATCGGCGGTTATGGTTGGTCTTTAGAGATGATTTGGGTCTGTTCGCCAAAATATTGTACAAACTTCTGCATGTCGCGGGCGAGATCGGAGTTTTGGGTGGCCCGAAAATAGGTGTCGGCCATGCCCCGCAAGGTTTGAAAAAAGAAACGATCCATCTCCCCTACTTGCATGTCCTTCACCCAAAGATCAATTTTTATGGTTTCGAGGTGCTCGCGGTCAAACAGGGAAATCATCATGGCTTTGCTGTCTTGCGTTTCCATTCCCGATGGGTTGTCATCGGCGTCCCAATTGATGCGCACTGGCATGTTTTTGTCGTCCAGGCCTACTTTGATGCGGATTTCTTTTTCCGTTGCTACTTGATCCATGTGTGTTTTTTAAAAATCCGCTGCAAAATTAACAATTTAACGAGGCTTAGGAACAGAAACGAAATAAAAGTGTCCTTTACCCGGGGAACCTTATGCGTTTCTACCCGGTTGATAGAAATGCAATTGCAGCAAAGGATGCAATTAAAATGAAAAAAAATTGAATAAACACTTGCGCAAAAAATAACTTTCCCTTTATATTTGCATCCACCAAAGGGCAACCACATAGGGTTGCCTCAACACACACTAACTCACACACCCACACATCACACCCATTCTTGCGGATGTAGCTCAGCTGGTAGAGCGCAACCTTGCCAAGGTTGAGGTCGCGGGTTCGAATCTCGTCATCCGCTCAAAAGCCCTCTTTTGAGGGCTTTTTTGTTTGGAAGTTGAAGGAGGAATTATTTTTTCATAGATTTGTGCATACTAAAGTAACCAACAATCTTGTGCACACCTAAACCTTCACACCCACATACTATCTCGCGGAAGTAGCTCAGTTGGTAGAGCATTAGCTTCCCAAGCTGAGGGTCGCGAGTTCGAGTCTCGTCTTCCGCTCCATTTTTTCAAACGCAAAACAAAAGTGTTTTGCAAACCACCGCCCAGATGGTGGAATCGGTAGACACGCAGGACTTAAAGCAATTTGAGTGCTCAAGGGGAAATCCTTGATGTAGAATCCCTCAAATTCGGGGAAACCTTTTTCCTAATTCAGTAGGAATGGCAATCCCGAGCCAAGTTTCGATTTTGGTCGAAAAAGGTGTAGAGACTAGATGGGGGACACCTAAGGAATTTGCTCTAAGGTGAAGGGATAGTCCAGACCACAAATGCTGCTTAGGTAGCTCGCGGCGAAAGTCGTAGTTGGTAAGAAAATCCTGTGGCCATCCGGCCGTGCGGGTTCGAGTCCCGCTCCGGGCACGAAACTTCTGTCATGAGAATTGGCAGAAGTTTTTTTATTTCTCGTGGTTTTCAAAACCTTTGGCATCCTCCCTCGTTCAAATGGGAAAACTTCCATGAAAAAGCCCATTCTCCTGTTTTTCTTCAGTTTGTTAGTGAGTTTTGCCTTCACCCAATCTACCCTCTTCTCCCCCATCCACGAATCCCGCCTCGACAAGCAACGCAAAGGTATGCTGGTACTCGGCAGCTGGGCACTGGGCAATATGGCCCTCGGTGCAATCCGCCTCGGGCAAACTACAGGTGAAAATCGCGCTTTTCAACAAATGCAAATCGGTTGGGGAGCGGTTAACCTGGGCATCGCTACTTTGGGCTATCTGGGTACCATGCACACCGACTACAGCAGTTGGGACACCTACCGTAGCGTGCAGGAGCACTACAAAATACAAAAAATCCTCTTGTTCAACGCCGGATTGGATGTGGGCTACATGCTGGGGGGAGCATACTTGCTGGAACGTGGTCAGCGTGATGTTAAAAATGCCGAACGGCTGCGCGGCTTTGGGCGCTCCATCCTGATCCAGGGGGCATTTTTGTTCGTATTTGACCTTTCACTACATGCCATCCTGGCCAACGACAACCCCAAGCTCAAGTCCATTTTGAGTCAGAGCAGCATTGGGTTTTCGCCCAATCAGGTGCAACTGCACATTGCTTTGAACAAACCTTGATTTAGCTTACCTTTGCGACGCCTTTTATCAACTCGACACCAAGAATGAACATCCTGCTATTGATAATTTTAAGCACCATGAGTGGCATAACTGCACGGAATAAAAAGGCTTTTGCCCAAAGTTTGGCTACTCCCCACCATTTTCAGGAGAGTACAGCGGCGGCAAACGTCAAAATCCTTGCGACCGACTTCGAGATCCCCCAACTCCAGCGCAAACGCCGCATTTGGGTGTACCTGCCCCTCGACTACGAGCAAGGCAAAAAGCGCTACCCCGTTTTGTACATGCAGGATGGCCAAAACCTCTTTGACGCCAAAACCAGCTTTGCGGGTGAATGGCGCGTTGATGAAACCCTCAACAACCTGGCCCAAACGCAAAATAAATCCTGCATTGTGGTCGGCATCGACAACGGTTCTGAAAAACGCATGGGCGAATACGCGCCCTGGGATCACCCCCGTTTTGGCAAAGGAGAAGGTGTGGCTTACACTAAGTTTATGGTAGAAACACTCAAACCCTACATCGATAAAAACTTCAGGACTTTAAAAGGCCCGGAATCTACCGCTGTCATAGGTTCATCGATGGGGGGACTGATCGCTTTTTATGCTGCGCTGGAATACCCGGAGGTATTTGGGCGAGCCGGGGTGTTTTCTCCCTCTTTTTGGCATTCCGAAGCCGCTTTTGAATTCGCCAAAACCAAAGGGCCCGAGGCCAAAAAACTCAAAATCTATATGTTTACTGGCGCGCTGGAAGGTAAGGCTGAGATGGTTGCCCCGATGGAGCGTATGGCTAAAATTTTGAAAGAAGCCGGGTTTACCAAGCGCAGATTGTATACCGCGCTGCCTAAAGATGGCAATCACAGCGAAGCATTTTGGGCCAGAGAGTTTGAGGGGGCGTATTCTTGGCTATTTTGAGTTTGTTTCATCCCAAAAACACCTGATATACCCCGTACACACCCACGCCCAAAATAGCCAGAATGCTGATCCAAAACAATACATCAGAGGGCCAGGACACATCAAACTTCCCGGTACTGCAGCGGTAACGGAAGTACCAGGTGGCATATACGACCATAATCAACAATACCGACCCCGCGATGCCGCCACTGAGGACCATAATCAAGGGCAATTTGATAAAAATAAACAGCGCAGCCCAAATCAAAGGGAAGATCCAGGACAAGATGGCAATGCTGCGCTGACGTTGTTTTACATCATAAAAATCAATCCAGCCGAACTGGCTGAACATATCACTGAACAAACGTCCCCAGCCCGCCAGCGCTGAAAACAGGGTGGAATACAGCACAAAAAAGGCACCGACCATAAAAAATACCCGTGCCCATGGCCCCAAACTTTCCGTAAAAATACTGGACAATACCTCCAACAATTGATAACCTTCGGGAACCACCTGACGGGTATGCAAGATGGCTGCGCCCAGGATAAAAAAGGCTGCCGTAACCGTGGTATAGAGTACCATGCTGCAAATGGCATCGGTGTTCATCACCTGGATCCAGCCACGAGCTCTTGCTTCCCACTCAGCAGAATCGTCGCGTGGGCCTGTATGGGCAGCGTACCCTTTTTCCAAACACCAATAGTTGTAATAAATGATTTCTTCGCCACCGATCCCGGTAATCCCGAACGCACCAAAAGCGTAAATGACCGCCGAAGCAGGCAAACTAAAAGAAAGTCCCGTTGCCAGCTGATTCCAAGACAATGCGTAGGGGGTGTATTGCAGGAAAAATACCGCTGCAATGGCAAAGAGTGTAAAACCCGTAATCAAAATCAAAGAAGTTTTTTCAATAAATCCATAATACCCCCGATACACCAACAGCGAGGTTAAAGGCGCCATGATCAAAGCCCATGTCGCGACCGACACCTGAGGCAGCATCATGTACATCACCAGCGCTACTCCACCAATGATGCCACCCATTTGAATCAGTTTGATCAACATGATGAGGAAATACAACACCACCGTCCAGCGGGCTTTGCCAATGCGCGGCCCAGGCAACATATCCAGGGTTTGCATCGCGGTTTGCCCGGTCAAAATGGTGTGTTTGGCAAATTGAACTTGCACGGCTACCTTGACCAAACAACTGAGGATAATGACCCAAAAAGCCACAAACCCGGCTTTGGCTCCCAGCGCAGTGGTGGCAATCAATTCGCCTGAACCAACAATGGCAGCGGAAAGTATAAAGCCTGGCCCCAAGTGTTTCAAACGCTGCGCGAATGAAACTGGAGGCTCCTGAATGGCATCAACACGGAGTAGGTATGGATCTGACATGCCTTAAAAATAAATAAAATCAACAGGCTTTTGAAAAATGCTTTCTATGTTTGCAAAAAATATCCGCTTTATGCAACAATGGTCTACTCCACCTGCCATGCAGATCGACACAACGAAATCTTACGTGGCCACCCTCAGTACCGATAAAGGCGACATCGTGATTCAACTTTTCCCTGAACATGCCCCCAAAACGGTCAACAATTTTGTTTTTTTGGCCAGCCAAGGATTTTATGATGGCATCACGTTTCACCGCGTGATCAGCAATTTTATGATCCAGGGCGGCGACCCAACCGGGACTGGCCGTGGCGGTGCTGGTTACAAATTTGCGGATGAATTCGCCGGAAACCCTTTGACCCACACTGCTGGTGCCTTGTCGATGGCCAATGCTGGCCCGAACAGCAACGGCAGCCAATTTTTCATCACCCACTCGCCTCAGCCCCACCTCAATGGCAAACACACCGTGTTTGGCCAGGTCAAGGAAGGCCAGGAAGTGGTGGATACCATCCGCCAGGGAGATAAGATTGTAAAAGTGAGCATTGTGGAAGGGTGATTCCAATATTTGAATGACGAATTTCTCGAATGACGAGTGACGAATAATCGCCTGTGTATAGCATTATTCGTAACTCGTTATTCGAAAAATTCGTCATTATCATTTATTTCTTTTTCCTCAACAGTCTTTCCTCTACTGCATCCCGATATGCTGCGGCCAGTGGTACCGTATGTTTACCCAAAGTCAATTGGTGCTTTTCAATTTTTTGAACCGCTTCGAGGGCAACAATGTAAGACTTATGAACTCTGACAAAACGCTCGGGTGGCAGGATGGAGAGCATTTCTGCTACCGTCATACGGGTGGTAATTCGACGTTGATGTTCATGGATAAATAAAAGATTGGTATCCGACTGGATGTACAGCACTTCATCCAGGTTTACCCGCACCCAATCGTATCCTTCTTTGACAAAAATACTGGACTCCTCCTCGTTTGGTTTGTTAGCCACCAGTTCCAGTACTCGATTACAAGCTTGCAAAAAGCGACCAAAACCAAAAGGTTTGAGCAAATAATCCAGTGCCTTCAGGTCAAATCCTTCCAGGGCAAATTCGGCGTGGGCGGTCGTAAAAATGACCTGTACTTTTTCAAGTTGAATCAAGCGGGCGAAATCCGTACCCAGCATATCGGGCATTTGGATGTCTAAAAAAATCAACTGGATAGGTTCCGCATGCAAATATGCCAGGGCATCCGCAGTGCTATAAAATACCTTTTTAAGCTGCACAAAAGGCACTTTAGCGGCATAACGTTCCAGTACTTCGAGTGCAGAAGGTTCATCGTCGATCGCGATGGCATTGATCATGGTGTCGGGTTTTCTGGACTTAAATCCAGGGTCAGTTCAACTTGAAATACTTTTTCATCCGCCTGAATGTGCAAACTATGGCGCTGTGGGTACAACAAGGCCAAGCGCTCGCGGGTATTGTGGATTCCGGTCCCCAAACCACTTTTAGCGCTGGCATTGGGTGAAATGCTATTGCGTACATGCAGGGAAAGTAGTTTGTTTTGAACCATTAAATCCACATGAATGAAACAAGGCTCATTCATACTGACGCCGTACTGAAA includes these proteins:
- a CDS encoding ADP-ribosylglycohydrolase family protein, with the protein product MNIVRDALLGLAVADALGVPVEFQSREALAENPVIGMRGYGTYSQPAGTWSDDSSLTFCLAESLLQGFDLANMAQKFVDWSNARIWTPYGTVFDIGITTREAMEVLEDILTTGDHEALLYLHQEADEMSNGNGSLMRILPLLFYLKDQPADTWFETTWRVSALTHGHIRAAVACWYYLRMAWHLWQNKDKRAAHLEVRTEARELFKKHNISFSEQRIFSRVVEHNISFLPSSEIQSAGYVMHSLEAALWCLLRYNTYEETVLAAVNLGHDTDTTAAIVGGLAGILYGADAIPSEWQNQLARLPDVLQLCDDVYARWLK
- a CDS encoding NUDIX hydrolase, with the protein product MISVLINEKRFNYRIAAVILNEGRVLVHRGEQEDFWSLPGGRCEMMEFSADTLKREMMEEIGEELEIGKLLWLVENMHVFNDREVHELCFFYQANLSANSPLLKEYEFIGYEPDAKLIYQWQDLAQIQSLDLKPAFLQTGLVNLPLHIEHICVSLSE
- the msrB gene encoding peptide-methionine (R)-S-oxide reductase MsrB; translated protein: MIIRTSFLFIVTLLVFFSCNRAQPTSKNEVDPQGKFVSLKGEILGPVIKTDEEWKKELDELEFHVLRQAGTEQAFTGKLWDNHEQGVYTCRGCDLPLFDAETKFESGTGWPSFWEVYMKGNVAKKSDNTLGMMRTEVFCARCGGHLGHVFPDGPKPTGLRYCINSVSLKFVAEKK
- the rimO gene encoding 30S ribosomal protein S12 methylthiotransferase RimO, with the translated sequence MKARTLKADKVNVITLGCSKNLVDSENLITQLRGNDFDVVHDSQEEDANVVIINTCGFIDLAKQESIDTILEYAEVKKAGGIDKLFVTGCLSQRYKEDLELEIPEVDAYFGTLELPGLLAKLNADYKHELIGERLITTPMHYAYLKISEGCNRTCSFCAIPLMRGGHVSRPIEELVKEAQSLARRGVKEIMLIAQELTYYGLDIYKKRDLPRLLHALADVEGIEWIRLHYAYPSKFPLEILDVIAERPEICNYLDMPLQHASNSVLERMRRQITREETTELIQQARLRIPNLTLRTTMLVGYPQESDQEFQELCDFVQEMEFDRMGVFQYSHEESTRAYDVDDDVPAEVKAERANALMEIQQEISTRKNFEKVGKTFKTLFDRKEGGYFVGRTEGDSPEVDNEVLVPAKKNFARIGDFAQVRIAEASEYDIFGEIIA
- the gldC gene encoding gliding motility protein GldC: MDQVATEKEIRIKVGLDDKNMPVRINWDADDNPSGMETQDSKAMMISLFDREHLETIKIDLWVKDMQVGEMDRFFFQTLRGMADTYFRATQNSDLARDMQKFVQYFGEQTQIISKDQP
- a CDS encoding DUF6992 family protein — its product is MKKPILLFFFSLLVSFAFTQSTLFSPIHESRLDKQRKGMLVLGSWALGNMALGAIRLGQTTGENRAFQQMQIGWGAVNLGIATLGYLGTMHTDYSSWDTYRSVQEHYKIQKILLFNAGLDVGYMLGGAYLLERGQRDVKNAERLRGFGRSILIQGAFLFVFDLSLHAILANDNPKLKSILSQSSIGFSPNQVQLHIALNKP
- a CDS encoding alpha/beta hydrolase; translated protein: MSGITARNKKAFAQSLATPHHFQESTAAANVKILATDFEIPQLQRKRRIWVYLPLDYEQGKKRYPVLYMQDGQNLFDAKTSFAGEWRVDETLNNLAQTQNKSCIVVGIDNGSEKRMGEYAPWDHPRFGKGEGVAYTKFMVETLKPYIDKNFRTLKGPESTAVIGSSMGGLIAFYAALEYPEVFGRAGVFSPSFWHSEAAFEFAKTKGPEAKKLKIYMFTGALEGKAEMVAPMERMAKILKEAGFTKRRLYTALPKDGNHSEAFWAREFEGAYSWLF
- a CDS encoding Nramp family divalent metal transporter, giving the protein MSDPYLLRVDAIQEPPVSFAQRLKHLGPGFILSAAIVGSGELIATTALGAKAGFVAFWVIILSCLVKVAVQVQFAKHTILTGQTAMQTLDMLPGPRIGKARWTVVLYFLIMLIKLIQMGGIIGGVALVMYMMLPQVSVATWALIMAPLTSLLVYRGYYGFIEKTSLILITGFTLFAIAAVFFLQYTPYALSWNQLATGLSFSLPASAVIYAFGAFGITGIGGEEIIYYNYWCLEKGYAAHTGPRDDSAEWEARARGWIQVMNTDAICSMVLYTTVTAAFFILGAAILHTRQVVPEGYQLLEVLSSIFTESLGPWARVFFMVGAFFVLYSTLFSALAGWGRLFSDMFSQFGWIDFYDVKQRQRSIAILSWIFPLIWAALFIFIKLPLIMVLSGGIAGSVLLIMVVYATWYFRYRCSTGKFDVSWPSDVLFWISILAILGVGVYGVYQVFLG
- a CDS encoding peptidylprolyl isomerase; this translates as MFAKNIRFMQQWSTPPAMQIDTTKSYVATLSTDKGDIVIQLFPEHAPKTVNNFVFLASQGFYDGITFHRVISNFMIQGGDPTGTGRGGAGYKFADEFAGNPLTHTAGALSMANAGPNSNGSQFFITHSPQPHLNGKHTVFGQVKEGQEVVDTIRQGDKIVKVSIVEG
- a CDS encoding LytR/AlgR family response regulator transcription factor, translating into MINAIAIDDEPSALEVLERYAAKVPFVQLKKVFYSTADALAYLHAEPIQLIFLDIQMPDMLGTDFARLIQLEKVQVIFTTAHAEFALEGFDLKALDYLLKPFGFGRFLQACNRVLELVANKPNEEESSIFVKEGYDWVRVNLDEVLYIQSDTNLLFIHEHQRRITTRMTVAEMLSILPPERFVRVHKSYIVALEAVQKIEKHQLTLGKHTVPLAAAYRDAVEERLLRKKK